The genomic segment GAGATCGAGGTGATGACGCCCGATGGCCGCTTCTTCACGCACCTGAACGCGGATCACGCGAAGCAGTATGTGGCGTTCTCGGGCGGCTCGGGCATCACGCCGGTGCTGGCGATCATCAAGACGACGCTGGATACGGAGCCGACCAGCCGCTTCACGCTGGTGTACGGCAATCGCAGCGTGGACGCGATCATGTTCGCCGAAGAGCTCGAGGATCTGAAGAATCGCTATATGGATCGCTTCTCGCTGTATCACGTGCTGTCGGATGATCTGCAGGATGTGGAGCTCTTCAACGGCGTGCTGGATGAAGCGAAGTGCAAGGCGTTTCTGGAAAGCCTGCTCTCGCCTGAAGAAATCGACGAAGCGTTCATCTGCGGGCCCGGCCCGATGATGGATGCGGCCGAAGCGGCATTGAAGGACTCGGGTGTCGCACTGAAGCAGATTCACGTCGAGCGCTTCGGCACGCCGTTGCCGCAGGCGGGGGTGCCGGCCATCGAGATCACGGAGAACACGCCTGCGGCGGATCTGGAGCTGATCATCGACGGCAAGAAGCGCAAGCTGCGTCTGCCGTACAAAGGCGTGAGCGTGCTCGATGTGGGTTTGAAAGCGGGCCTCGCGTTGCCGTACGCGTGCAAGGGCGGTGTGTGCTGCACGTGCCGCGCGAAAGTGCTTGAGGGCGAAGTGAAGATGGAAAAGAACTTCACGCTCGAACAACATGAAATCGATGATGGTTTCGTGCTGACTTGCCAGTGTCATCCGGTGAGCGAGCGCGTGGTCGTGAGTTTCGACGAGCGATAGATCACAGCCGGGCATCATTCGATTCGCGTAAACTAGGACCGCTCACCCGAGCGGTCCTTTTCGTCTTCCGGCATCCGACAACGATGAACACGACTCACGTCACGAATGGCGATTACGCGGCCCAGGCCCTCACGGAAGCATTGCGGCGCGCCGAACGCGACGAGCCCGTCATCGCGCTGCGCGACGATCTTGCCGTCGGCCCGCTCAGGGAGATCGACGAATCGCCGCTCGCGCGCGCCGCGTTCTGGCGTCAGGTGCTGAACAGCGCGATCGACTTCGAGGACGAACTCGAAGAGCAGCAAGCCCTCTTCGGCCGCCTCGCGCGTAGCGATGCGCAGATCGTCGTGTGGCACGGCCAGAGCGCGGCAGACCAGCTCACGCTGCGGCGCGTCGCTTTTCATTTGCGCAATGCGCCCCAGCGCCTCAACGAAGCGAAGCTCAATCACGACGATCTGAGCATCGCGACCGATGACGGCGCACCCGGACGCGTCGGCCGCGACGATCGCGCGACCGCCGTCGGCATGTTCTCGCCGAAGCAACTGCTCGCGAAACTGCCGACCGCCGCGCCGATTTCCGTCCTGCGCATCAGCCGGCTCGCGCTCGAATGGCAGGAAGCGAAATACGCGAATGCCGAGACGCGCCGCCTGCGCGACAACATGCTCGTTTCCAGCACGTGGGCCGACGTCGACGAAGCGTTGCTCGATCTCGCCGGCCCGGAATGGCAATTGGCCCGCCAGATCGCCGGCGCCGCGATGGGACGACGCTTCGATTTCATGCTCTCCGATTCCATCGCCTTCTGGCGCTGCCGCGAACTCGTCACGGCGGGACGGCTTAAAATCCGCGGCACGCCGTCCGAGATCAGTCAGGCCGAGCTGCGCCGCTGAACACCATATTTATAAGAACGCACACTTCGAACACATGGCACGTACCAAAGCGCCCGACCACGAGACGCAACGCGAACAGATCCTCGAACTCGCCGCCGCGAAATTTGCGCAGACGAGCTATCCCAGCACTTCGATGGCCGACCTCGCCGCCGCGAGCGGCACGTCGAAGGCGCGTCTCTATCACTACTACGCGAGCAAGGAAGCGATCCTCTTCGATCTGCTCGACCGCTACACCAAGCGGCTCATGCTGATCATCGCGGAAGTGGAAGGTTCGAGCCAGCGGCGCGGACTGGGCGAGCGCGAGGCGTTCGCCGATCTCGTGCGCGCGTTCCTCGCCGAATACGAGACGTCGCACAGCCGGCACGTCGCGCTGCTCAATGATGTGAAGTATCTGGAAGACGCGCAGCGCGAAATCGTTCTGGATCGTCAGCGCGATATCGTTGCGGCGTTTGCGCGTCAGCTCGCGCGGGCTTATCCGAAGCGCGCGACCAAGGACAATCAGACGGCGCTCACGATGATGGTCTTCGGCATGATCAACTGGACGTTCACGTGGCTCAAGCCGGGCGGCAAGCTCGGTTATGGCGAATTCGCCGAGCAGGTCGTCGACATGATCGAGAACGGTCTGAACGGCGACTGACGCGATGTTGCAGTACAACAAACCGACCGGTCGGTAAAACGTTGCGTTTACACAATGATCATAAGTTGTTGATTTTTATACGATCTAATCGACTTCAGTAGCTGTTTAGAACGTCTCTCCTAGTGTGTTTTAAGGGTTTTCCCGTATCTGTTTCTCTGGAATCAGCTAAAATTCGTTTTGCTTTGCAGCATGCTGCATGACGAATGAGGAGGAACAACCGTGGAACTGACCATCAACCGCACTGCCGAGCAGATCGTCGCGCACGATCAGCCGATCAAGAACGCGCGCATGCCGGTTCTCGTCCGCGAATTGTCCTCGGCCGATCGCGAGCGTCTGCTCACGCACTTTCTTGCACTCGACGAAGACGACCGCCTCTTGCGCTTCGGCCAGGTCGTGCCGGATCACGTGATCGAGAACTACGTCCACAACATCAACTTCTCGAACGACAAGGTGTTCGGCGTGTTCGGGAGTTCGCTGGAATTGATCGGCGTCGGCCATCTGGCCTATCTGCCCGCTGAAGGCGACAAGCGCACCGCCGAGTTCGGCGTGTCCGTGCTCGAAAGCGCGCGCGGCCGCGGCGTCGGCACGAAGCTGTTCGAGCGCGCTTCCATGAGCAGCCGCAACACGCACGTTTCGGTGCTCTATATGCACTGCCTGTCGCGCAATTCGACGATGATGCACATCGCGAAGAAGTCGGGCATGAAGATCGAGTACGCGTACGGCGAGGCGGACGCTTATCTGTCGCTCACGCCGGCCGACCAGAGCAGCTTCATGACCGAAATGCTTCAGGAGCAGGCCGCCCTCTTCGACTACGCGATCAAGCGTCAGGCGCACCGCGCGTCGCAGGTTTTCCAGGCACTTATGCCGACTGCGGACGCCGCGTAACTTCCTTCGAGAACAGCGCGGGGTTTGCGCTGCGAGCGGGACCAACAAGGGCGGCTTCGACCGCCCTTCGTCGTTTCAGCGCAGCGGCAGAACCGTCGTCTCCTTGATGCGCTCGAGCGAAAAGCTGGAGCGCACGTCGATCACCGATGGGTGATGCAGCAGTTGATCCTGCACGAAGCGCGAGAAATCATCCATGTCGCGCACCTGCACGCGCAGCAGGAAATCCATTTCACCGGTCATCGCATCGCAGGCCACCACTTCCGGCCACGAGCGCACCGCTTCGCGAAACAGATCGCCGTGCGTCGGCGCTTTCGGCGTGCCGGCCGCGGCCTGCATGCCGCCGCGTTTCTCCAGACGCACGTTGATGTACGCGAGCAGGCCGAGTCCGAGTTTTTTCGCATCGAGCAACGCGACATAGCCGCGAATCACGCCGATATCCTCCAGCCGCCGGATACGCCGCAGACACGGACTCGGCGACAGATTCACGCGCTCCGCGATCTCCTGATTCGACAAGCGCCCATTCTCCTGAAGGATGGCGAGAATTCTGCGATCTATCGTGTCCAAATCGGGTTCGGCCATTTTCTAGCTCCATTTAACGCAATACTGGCAGTATCGTGCCGAATTCTATGAATGCGCGATTTGATTCGCAAGTTTTTGCCAGTGCCGCCTGACTAAACTGTCTCCACGTCGCGCACATCGCGCGCATCCAAATCAGGAGACATGCATGACCGCAACGACCTGGGAGAATCCCGTCGGCACTGACGGCTTCGAGTTCATCGAATACACCGCGCCCGATCCCGTCGCGCTCGGCAAGCTGTTCGAGCAAATGGGCTTCACCGCGATCGCGAAGCACCGTCACAAGGACGTGACGCTGTATCGCCAGGGCGAAATCAATTTCATCGTCAATGCCGAGCCGGATTCGTTCGCGCAGCGCTTCGCGCGTATGCACGGGCCGTCGATCTGCGCAATCGCGTTCCGCGTCGCCGATGCCGCCCAAGCGTACAAGCGCGCGCTCGATCTCGGCGCGTGGGGCTTCGACAACAAGACCGGCCCAATGGAACTGAACATTCCGGCGATCAAGGGCATCGGCGATTCGCTGATTTACTTCGTCGATCGCTGGCGCGGCAAGAACGGCGCACAGCCGGGCAGCATCGGCGATATCAGCATCTACGACGTCGATTTCGAGCCGATTCCCGGCGCGGAGCAGAATCCGGTCGGCCACGGGCTCACGTATATCGATCACCTGACGCACAACGTGCATCGCGGCCGCATGGTCGAGTGGGCGGAGTTCTACGAGCGGCTCTTCAACTTCCGCGAAGTGCGCTACTTCGATATCGAAGGCAAGGTAACGGCGGTGAAGTCGAAGGCGATGACTTCACCGTGCGGCAAGATCCGCATTCCGATCAACGAGGAAGGCTCGGAAACCGCGGGACAGATTCAGGAATATCTCGACGCGTATCACGGCGAAGGCATTCAGCACATCGCGCTCGGCGCGGGCGATATCTACAGCACGGTCGACGGCCTGCGCGGCGCGAAGATCGCGCTGCTCGACACCATCGATACCTATTACGAACTCGTGGATCGTCGCGTGCCGGGTCACGTCGAATCGGTCGCGGAATTGAAGAAGCGCAAGATTCTGATCGACGGCACCAAGGACGAAATCCTGCTGCAGATCTTCACGGAGAACCAGATCGGGCCGATCTTCTTCGAGATCATCCAGCGCAAGGGCAATCAGGGTTTCGGCGAAGGCAACTTCAAGGCGCTGTTCGAATCGATCGAACTGGATCAAATGCGCCGCGGCGTGCTGAAGGACACCACCGCGAGCTGATCCCCGACGAAAACACGGGCGTTAAAAAAGGGACATGGCCGCGAAGGTCCATGTCCCTTTGTGCATTCTGGCGATCCGGTGTGTAAATCCGAACCGCGTGAGCGGGTCAGCCCGCCGTCTCGTCGTCGCTGCTTTCCGATTCGCGACGCTTCTGGGCGCCAGCCTGGACGGATTGAACGCGCACCTGCGCGACCTGTGCAACCGACGACGCCCCGAACGGCGACGCGTTATTCGCCCGAGCGCCGCCCACCGGCGCGCTGATGGCGAAAAAAGCCGCCGAAACCATCAAAAAACTCTGGATGTGGCGTTGTTTCATCGTTATCTCCTTCTAAACAACTCGCTTTCGGAAGCCAAACGTGCGCAAAAAGACGGCACGGGATTTCCGACAGGCGCATGTTAGACAGGGATGAGCCTCAGGGTTCCGCGAATCGGTCGGATTTACACGCTGTAACAAAACCCTCTTCGAGACGGTCAAATCGTTAAGGATTTGATGCAAAACGCGCTTAAGTGAGGAATTTTTAACGGGTTTGTACCAGTGCCTGAAAGACCAGCGCATCGGGCACACTGAGAATCCCGGCCCGAACGTTCACAAGACGCGGCGGCCTGAAAAATGCTTTGGCGATCCCAAACCCCGGGTGGAGGAGTACACATAATGAACGCCCCGCTAGACGCAGAACAAAGAGCTTCCCTAGAAGCCGCACTGAAGTCCGTCACGCTCGACGACAAATACACGCTCGAACGCGGCCGCGCCTATATGAGCGGCATCCAGGCGCTGGTGCGCCTGCCGATGCTCCAGCAGGAGCGCGACAAGGCCGACGGTCTCGACACCGCCGGATTCATCTCCGGCTATCGCGGTTCTCCCCTCGGTGGTCTCGACCAGTCGCTCTGGAAGGCGAAGAAGCATCTCGCCGCGCATCAGGTCGTGTTTCAGCCGGGCGTGAACGAAGATCTCGCCGCCACCGCCGTATGGGGCTCGCAGCAAGTCAATCTGTATCCGAGCGCGAAGCACGACGGCGTGTTCGCGATGTGGTACGGCAAAGGCCCGGGCGTCGACCGTTCCGGCGACGTCTTCAAGCACGGCAATTCCGCCGGATCGGCCAAGCATGGCGGCGTTCTAGTGCTCGCCGGCGACGATCACGCCGCGAAATCATCGACGCTCGCGCATCAGTCCGAACACGTGTTCAAGGCGTGCGGCCTGCCGGTGCTGTTTCCGTCGAACGTGCAGGAATATCTCGATTTCGGTCTGCACGGCTGGGCGATGTCCCGCTACTCCGGCCTGTGGGTCGCGATGAAATGCGTGACCGATGTCGTGGAGTCGTCGGCGTCCGTCGATATCGATCCGCATCGCACGAAAATCGTGCTACCGACCGACTTCGCGATGCCCGATGGCGGCCTGAACATCCGCTGGCCGGACCCGCCGCTCGTGCAGGAAGCGCGTCTGCTCGACTACAAGTGGTACGCCGCGCTCGCCTACGTGCGCGCGAACAAGCTCGACCGCGTGGAAATCGATTCGCCGCACGCGCGCTTCGGCATCATGACCGGCGGCAAGGCGTATCTCGACGTACGTCAGGCGCTGACCGACCTCGGCCTCGACGACGCGACTTGCTCGCAGATCGGCATCCGTCTCTACAAGGTCGGCTGCGTGTGGCCGCTCGAAGCGCAAGGCGCGCACGAGTTCGCGCGCGGGCTCGAAGAGATTCTGGTGGTCGAGGAAAAGCGCCAGATCCTCGAATACGCGATCAAGGAAGAGTTGTACAACTGGCCGGATGCGCAGCGGCCGCGCGTCTACGGCAAGTTCGACGAAAAAGACGGCGCGGGCGGCGAATGGTCCGTGCCGATGGGCAACTGGCTTTTGCCCGCGCACTACGAGCTGTCGCCCGCGATCATCGCGAAGGCGATCGCCACGCGCCTCGAAAAATTCGATTTGCCCGCAGACGTGCGCGCGCGTATCGCCGCGCGGCTCGCCGTGATCGACGCGAAGGAGAAGTCGCTCGCGCGCCCGCGCGTCGAAGCGGAGCGCAAGCCGTGGTTCTGCTCGGGCTGTCCGCACAATACGTCGACGAACGTGCCGGAAGGCTCACGCGCGATGGCGGGCATCGGCTGCCACTACATGACGGTCTGGATGGACCGCAACACCAGCACCTTCAGCCAGATGGGCGGCGAAGGCGTCGCGTGGGTCGGCCAGTCGCCGTTCTCGAACGACAAGCACGTGTTCGCCAATCTCGGCGACGGCACCT from the Caballeronia sp. NK8 genome contains:
- the paaE gene encoding 1,2-phenylacetyl-CoA epoxidase subunit PaaE, yielding MATPQFHPLRIRDVRPETADAVTVSFEVPPALRDAFRFTQGQFVTLKTHIDGEETRRSYSICVGVTDYDRDGELRIGIKRVRGGRFSNFAFDTLKPGHEIEVMTPDGRFFTHLNADHAKQYVAFSGGSGITPVLAIIKTTLDTEPTSRFTLVYGNRSVDAIMFAEELEDLKNRYMDRFSLYHVLSDDLQDVELFNGVLDEAKCKAFLESLLSPEEIDEAFICGPGPMMDAAEAALKDSGVALKQIHVERFGTPLPQAGVPAIEITENTPAADLELIIDGKKRKLRLPYKGVSVLDVGLKAGLALPYACKGGVCCTCRAKVLEGEVKMEKNFTLEQHEIDDGFVLTCQCHPVSERVVVSFDER
- a CDS encoding DUF1835 domain-containing protein, with the protein product MNTTHVTNGDYAAQALTEALRRAERDEPVIALRDDLAVGPLREIDESPLARAAFWRQVLNSAIDFEDELEEQQALFGRLARSDAQIVVWHGQSAADQLTLRRVAFHLRNAPQRLNEAKLNHDDLSIATDDGAPGRVGRDDRATAVGMFSPKQLLAKLPTAAPISVLRISRLALEWQEAKYANAETRRLRDNMLVSSTWADVDEALLDLAGPEWQLARQIAGAAMGRRFDFMLSDSIAFWRCRELVTAGRLKIRGTPSEISQAELRR
- a CDS encoding TetR/AcrR family transcriptional regulator; this translates as MARTKAPDHETQREQILELAAAKFAQTSYPSTSMADLAAASGTSKARLYHYYASKEAILFDLLDRYTKRLMLIIAEVEGSSQRRGLGEREAFADLVRAFLAEYETSHSRHVALLNDVKYLEDAQREIVLDRQRDIVAAFARQLARAYPKRATKDNQTALTMMVFGMINWTFTWLKPGGKLGYGEFAEQVVDMIENGLNGD
- a CDS encoding GNAT family N-acetyltransferase — protein: MPVLVRELSSADRERLLTHFLALDEDDRLLRFGQVVPDHVIENYVHNINFSNDKVFGVFGSSLELIGVGHLAYLPAEGDKRTAEFGVSVLESARGRGVGTKLFERASMSSRNTHVSVLYMHCLSRNSTMMHIAKKSGMKIEYAYGEADAYLSLTPADQSSFMTEMLQEQAALFDYAIKRQAHRASQVFQALMPTADAA
- a CDS encoding Lrp/AsnC family transcriptional regulator, producing the protein MAEPDLDTIDRRILAILQENGRLSNQEIAERVNLSPSPCLRRIRRLEDIGVIRGYVALLDAKKLGLGLLAYINVRLEKRGGMQAAAGTPKAPTHGDLFREAVRSWPEVVACDAMTGEMDFLLRVQVRDMDDFSRFVQDQLLHHPSVIDVRSSFSLERIKETTVLPLR
- the hppD gene encoding 4-hydroxyphenylpyruvate dioxygenase is translated as MTATTWENPVGTDGFEFIEYTAPDPVALGKLFEQMGFTAIAKHRHKDVTLYRQGEINFIVNAEPDSFAQRFARMHGPSICAIAFRVADAAQAYKRALDLGAWGFDNKTGPMELNIPAIKGIGDSLIYFVDRWRGKNGAQPGSIGDISIYDVDFEPIPGAEQNPVGHGLTYIDHLTHNVHRGRMVEWAEFYERLFNFREVRYFDIEGKVTAVKSKAMTSPCGKIRIPINEEGSETAGQIQEYLDAYHGEGIQHIALGAGDIYSTVDGLRGAKIALLDTIDTYYELVDRRVPGHVESVAELKKRKILIDGTKDEILLQIFTENQIGPIFFEIIQRKGNQGFGEGNFKALFESIELDQMRRGVLKDTTAS